In Thermomicrobiales bacterium, one genomic interval encodes:
- a CDS encoding GSCFA domain-containing protein — MTSPYSNLPRRAFWRPAVADRHIADFEEVAIGPFFHPEDKIATAGSCFAQHIGRNLRKRGVDYLDLEPAPSGCTPEEAHRHGFGIFSCRYGNIYTVRQLLQLFQEAFELRIAADFVWEKDGRFWDALRPGVDPVGHARAEDVWALREVHLTKVQELFETATLFVFTLGLTEAWESIEDETVFPTAPGTIAGTFDAQKYRFHNFRYPEIAADLELLWIMMREVNPSIRMLLTVSPVPLTATASDDHVLVATTQSKATLRAIAGDFAATHEDISYFPSYELISTHPIRGQFFNPDLRNVNDAGVDYVMSHFFGNAAAPVSSTVAPAAPAAPASQENDEEDDLELICEEGLLDQFADE, encoded by the coding sequence ATGACATCCCCGTATTCCAATCTTCCCAGGCGCGCATTCTGGCGGCCAGCGGTAGCCGATCGGCACATCGCCGATTTCGAAGAGGTCGCGATCGGGCCGTTCTTCCACCCGGAGGACAAGATCGCCACCGCCGGGAGTTGTTTCGCGCAGCACATCGGCCGCAACCTCCGCAAGCGCGGGGTCGACTATCTCGATCTGGAACCCGCACCCTCCGGCTGCACACCGGAAGAAGCGCATCGCCACGGATTCGGGATCTTCTCCTGCCGCTATGGCAACATCTACACCGTTCGGCAGTTGCTGCAGCTCTTCCAGGAGGCGTTCGAGCTGCGCATTGCTGCTGACTTCGTCTGGGAAAAGGACGGACGCTTCTGGGACGCGCTGCGGCCGGGCGTCGACCCGGTTGGACATGCCCGGGCGGAAGACGTTTGGGCGTTGCGGGAAGTTCATCTGACCAAGGTGCAGGAGCTCTTCGAAACGGCGACCCTCTTCGTCTTCACGCTGGGGCTCACCGAAGCCTGGGAGTCGATCGAGGACGAAACCGTGTTCCCCACTGCGCCGGGCACGATCGCCGGGACCTTCGATGCGCAGAAGTACCGGTTCCACAACTTCCGCTATCCGGAAATCGCCGCCGATCTCGAACTGCTTTGGATCATGATGCGTGAGGTGAACCCCAGCATCCGCATGCTGTTGACTGTCTCACCAGTGCCCCTCACGGCAACCGCCTCGGACGATCATGTGCTGGTGGCGACGACGCAATCGAAAGCAACCTTGCGGGCGATCGCCGGCGACTTTGCCGCGACGCATGAGGACATCAGCTACTTTCCGTCCTATGAGCTCATTTCGACCCACCCGATCCGCGGTCAGTTCTTCAATCCCGACTTGCGGAATGTCAACGACGCCGGGGTCGACTACGTGATGTCGCACTTCTTCGGGAATGCAGCCGCGCCGGTAAGCTCCACCGTCGCGCCAGCAGCCCCTGCGGCGCCTGCTTCCCAAGAGAACGATGAAGAAGACGACCTCGAGCTCATTTGCGAGGAAGGACTGCTGGACCAGTTCGCCGACGAATAG
- a CDS encoding ParA family protein: MTRLIAFFNQKGGTAKTTSTLNVAAALAERGRRVLMVDLDPQASLTMAVGADIASMDGSVYDVLLDESVDVQSVITGTTIGSVELLPAHPDLAAAELELLNELERERVLAHRLETLDLSAWDYVLIDSPPALNIISINILVAADALIIPIEPHPLSLMVLKRLFETLAKIRRLNPNLEILGFLPTKVHSNSRLATDMLISLEEQFPDLPLLPQIPLSVRSAESAAERTSVLAYMPRSPVAAAYRSVAAWIDEDGIDEPVPATIMLTAEELHV, translated from the coding sequence ATGACTCGCCTCATCGCCTTCTTCAATCAAAAAGGTGGCACCGCCAAGACCACCAGCACCCTCAATGTCGCCGCCGCGTTGGCGGAACGAGGTCGACGTGTGCTCATGGTCGATCTCGATCCGCAAGCGAGTCTGACGATGGCCGTCGGGGCCGACATCGCTTCGATGGACGGCTCGGTCTATGACGTGCTGCTGGATGAGTCGGTCGATGTGCAGTCGGTCATCACCGGCACCACGATCGGTTCGGTCGAGCTGTTGCCGGCCCATCCCGATCTCGCGGCCGCCGAACTGGAGCTCCTGAACGAACTGGAACGCGAGCGCGTACTGGCGCACCGGCTGGAAACGCTCGATCTCTCCGCATGGGACTACGTGCTGATCGATTCACCCCCGGCGTTGAACATCATTTCGATCAATATCCTGGTCGCGGCTGACGCGCTCATCATTCCCATCGAACCGCATCCTCTTTCATTGATGGTGCTGAAGCGGCTCTTCGAAACGCTGGCCAAGATTCGCCGCCTCAATCCGAATCTGGAAATCCTCGGTTTCCTGCCGACCAAGGTGCATTCCAATTCCCGGCTGGCGACCGATATGCTGATCAGCCTCGAGGAGCAGTTTCCCGATCTGCCGTTGCTTCCGCAGATTCCCCTGTCGGTGCGCAGCGCGGAATCGGCCGCGGAACGCACCAGCGTCCTGGCTTATATGCCACGCTCTCCAGTGGCAGCGGCCTACCGTTCCGTCGCGGCCTGGATCGACGAGGACGGCATCGATGAACCCGTACCAGCAACGATCATGCTGACCGCGGAGGAGCTGCATGTCTAG
- a CDS encoding class I SAM-dependent methyltransferase, giving the protein MVAVFEPVVSDTERAEALAGRLFESLVAFQDLGSVYLGDRLGMYRSLAELGPATSVELAARTGLAERYVREWLEHQAVTGILEVERASDDFAGRSFRLPDAFVPVLVDEVSPYYMAAAGKAMVGAGRPIELVVEAFKSGGGVPYELYGETFLEGQAAFNRPAFTELLGSEWIPAMPDVYATLRAKPDARIADIGMGFAWSSIALAKAFPNAIVDGIDSDVASVERANANIAAEGMSDRVRAIARDAGDPTLEGKYDLACAFECVHDMSDPVGVLRSMRRMVSPNGTVLVMDEKVQDEFVAPGDDVERFMYGWSVLHCLPVGMADEGSVGTGTVMRSSTMRQYAEAAGFTRFQILPVETDFFRFYRLDG; this is encoded by the coding sequence ATGGTTGCAGTATTCGAACCGGTGGTTTCCGATACGGAGCGAGCGGAGGCGCTGGCGGGACGATTGTTCGAATCGCTGGTCGCCTTCCAGGATTTGGGTTCAGTCTATCTGGGCGACCGGCTTGGGATGTATCGATCGCTTGCGGAACTTGGTCCGGCCACCTCGGTCGAGCTGGCCGCGCGCACCGGTTTGGCCGAGCGTTATGTGCGTGAGTGGCTCGAGCATCAGGCGGTGACGGGCATTCTCGAGGTCGAGCGCGCAAGCGATGACTTCGCAGGACGGTCGTTTCGGCTACCGGACGCGTTCGTTCCGGTGTTGGTCGACGAAGTCAGTCCGTACTACATGGCGGCCGCAGGAAAGGCAATGGTTGGCGCCGGACGTCCGATCGAATTGGTGGTCGAGGCGTTCAAGAGCGGTGGCGGTGTGCCGTACGAGCTCTATGGCGAGACGTTTCTCGAAGGGCAAGCGGCGTTCAACCGGCCGGCCTTCACTGAACTACTCGGTTCGGAATGGATTCCTGCGATGCCGGACGTCTATGCGACGTTGCGTGCCAAACCCGATGCGCGTATTGCCGATATTGGCATGGGATTCGCCTGGTCGAGCATCGCGTTGGCCAAAGCGTTTCCGAATGCGATCGTCGATGGAATCGACAGCGACGTCGCGTCGGTCGAACGAGCGAATGCGAACATCGCGGCCGAGGGGATGAGCGATCGGGTGCGCGCCATCGCGCGCGATGCGGGCGATCCCACGCTCGAAGGCAAGTACGATCTCGCCTGCGCCTTCGAATGCGTGCATGACATGTCCGACCCTGTCGGCGTTCTGCGCTCGATGCGGCGCATGGTCTCGCCGAACGGCACGGTGTTGGTCATGGACGAAAAAGTGCAGGACGAATTCGTCGCTCCTGGCGACGATGTCGAGCGCTTCATGTATGGCTGGAGCGTGCTGCACTGTCTGCCGGTTGGCATGGCGGACGAAGGTTCGGTGGGAACCGGGACGGTGATGCGCAGCTCGACGATGCGGCAATATGCCGAAGCGGCCGGATTCACGCGCTTCCAGATTCTGCCGGTGGAGACAGATTTCTTCCGCTTCTACCGCCTGGACGGGTAG
- a CDS encoding alpha/beta hydrolase yields MGQSENLLDTAAFLAALRDRTAQGVCTIALDHGELPVWVSLQDSPSVIFTFTGAANRNKPLPQFASTGLGKRVSASVIALADPSLDRHDEMRLAWYAGHEGFELQRMLPDLLRQIIDSLGATRVAFVGGSGGGFAALYYSSKIPDSVAIVLNPQTDLNQYHWGHRRRYREVCWPTLDRYADLNSVIDANLAPLYDENSTNTAIFIQIASDYFHLTKQFAPFVAALRPGFRNRLIVRVANWGVEGHKPAPTSVWIPWLVAALTAPDTSATSIEETWNVQNPVPLPPPRATARSNGSGAAAAQAPGAADVELPIRRAASTVRPANRDEEIAAWIAHSATGALLGRLATPDDSA; encoded by the coding sequence ATGGGGCAATCCGAAAATCTTCTCGATACAGCGGCATTTCTCGCGGCGCTACGCGACCGTACCGCGCAAGGCGTCTGCACGATCGCACTCGACCACGGCGAGCTCCCGGTTTGGGTTTCCCTCCAGGATTCACCATCGGTCATTTTCACCTTCACCGGCGCTGCGAACCGAAACAAGCCGTTGCCGCAGTTCGCCTCGACCGGACTCGGAAAACGGGTTTCGGCTTCGGTCATTGCTCTGGCAGACCCGTCGCTCGACCGGCATGACGAGATGCGGCTCGCCTGGTACGCCGGGCACGAGGGCTTCGAGCTTCAGAGGATGCTGCCCGATCTCTTGCGGCAGATCATCGACAGCCTGGGAGCCACGCGCGTCGCGTTCGTCGGTGGATCGGGGGGCGGATTCGCCGCGCTCTATTACTCATCGAAAATCCCGGACAGTGTTGCCATTGTGCTCAATCCCCAAACGGACCTGAATCAGTATCACTGGGGTCACCGGCGGCGATATCGCGAGGTCTGCTGGCCCACCCTCGACCGCTACGCCGATCTGAACTCGGTAATCGATGCCAATCTGGCCCCGCTCTATGACGAGAACAGCACGAACACCGCGATTTTCATTCAAATCGCAAGCGACTATTTCCACTTGACCAAGCAGTTCGCTCCGTTTGTTGCCGCCCTGCGGCCTGGGTTTCGCAACCGGCTGATCGTGCGGGTGGCCAACTGGGGCGTGGAGGGGCACAAGCCCGCGCCGACCAGTGTCTGGATTCCCTGGTTGGTGGCCGCGCTCACTGCTCCGGACACATCCGCCACGTCTATCGAAGAAACCTGGAACGTGCAAAACCCGGTGCCACTCCCCCCACCCCGTGCGACCGCGCGGAGCAACGGCTCGGGTGCTGCCGCTGCGCAAGCGCCGGGCGCCGCGGATGTCGAACTCCCGATCAGACGCGCGGCATCGACTGTTCGTCCTGCGAATCGGGATGAGGAGATTGCCGCGTGGATCGCGCACAGCGCGACTGGGGCGTTGCTTGGGCGGCTCGCAACGCCGGACGACTCGGCGTGA
- a CDS encoding cation diffusion facilitator family transporter produces MSRPLATHAANSANTSLLKWGWLSIGAAIVTIALKFGAYFITDSIGLLSDAVESLVNLVAAGTALFALWYSTRPVDRSHNYGHQKIEFFSAAIEGALILVAAGSIVWFSIQRLADPRPIESVSLGLFIAVLASLINLLLARSMLRVGRRHESVVLEADGQHLMTDVWTTVGVVAALIVASVSGWQWVDPVIGLLVAGNIIRIGLGLLRGSFDGLMDRAVSPTEEHQIRLAIETMLPPDVTYHALRTRRAGSHRVVDLHLLVPGAQRVRDAHHLSKRIEDAIAGTYPGTETVVHIEPVEDPDAWRDSDLIDIEDARPVFDLPDFLQGPPNIANGGNPVAEERAK; encoded by the coding sequence ATGAGTCGTCCACTGGCAACGCACGCGGCCAACTCGGCCAACACCTCTCTGCTCAAATGGGGCTGGCTCTCGATCGGGGCGGCCATCGTCACGATCGCGCTCAAGTTCGGCGCGTACTTCATCACCGACTCGATCGGTCTCCTGTCCGACGCGGTCGAATCGCTGGTCAATCTGGTCGCTGCCGGAACCGCGCTCTTCGCGCTGTGGTATTCCACCCGTCCCGTCGACCGCAGTCACAATTACGGGCACCAAAAGATCGAGTTCTTTTCCGCGGCCATCGAGGGCGCGCTCATCCTGGTGGCTGCTGGCTCCATCGTCTGGTTCTCGATTCAACGGCTAGCCGATCCACGGCCAATCGAATCGGTCAGTTTGGGTCTCTTCATCGCTGTGCTGGCGTCACTGATCAATTTGCTCCTGGCGCGCTCCATGCTCCGCGTCGGCCGTCGGCATGAATCGGTCGTGCTGGAAGCGGACGGTCAACACCTCATGACCGATGTTTGGACGACCGTTGGCGTCGTTGCCGCGTTGATCGTGGCAAGCGTCAGCGGGTGGCAGTGGGTCGACCCGGTGATCGGGTTGCTCGTGGCGGGCAACATCATTCGCATCGGTCTTGGGTTGCTGCGCGGTTCGTTCGATGGATTGATGGACCGCGCGGTCTCGCCAACCGAAGAACACCAGATTCGGCTGGCGATCGAAACCATGCTCCCCCCCGATGTCACCTACCATGCGCTGCGTACCCGCCGGGCAGGATCGCACCGTGTGGTCGATCTGCACCTGCTGGTGCCCGGCGCGCAACGGGTCCGCGACGCGCATCATCTGTCCAAGCGAATCGAAGACGCCATCGCAGGAACCTATCCGGGCACCGAAACGGTCGTTCACATCGAACCGGTGGAAGATCCGGACGCATGGCGTGATAGCGACCTGATCGACATCGAAGATGCGCGGCCCGTCTTCGACTTGCCAGACTTCCTTCAGGGTCCACCGAACATCGCCAACGGTGGAAATCCAGTTGCCGAAGAGCGTGCCAAGTAG
- a CDS encoding ParB/RepB/Spo0J family partition protein, with translation MSSSTAGQSAKATAKSAKGKRRFTVDSLFEDNRAQAVGVTDLPTAKEIRLDRIMPDPVQPRRTFDPIRLEELAASITLEGVLQPIVVRYDTEQDIYIIVHGERRWRASRDAGQKTIPAIVRDVADEHRLIQQLMENVVREDLNAIDRAAALRALKLQMDDAAWEQVAAAVGIRRSRLFQLLGTEKLPDSIQEDIRAGRLSEKQSRALQGLSPDAQIALRDSIVADDLPADVAMKLARALKKASAQPGALPPVLLLAELRGKQPSPPPEVPTSALLKAVSAAATGTASDRKQLAELADAAWATPYEHDRFEMQVAALARSLARMPAAELHPGRPAHTRLLELDAALRSMTGH, from the coding sequence ATGTCTAGCAGCACCGCCGGCCAGTCGGCCAAAGCGACCGCCAAGTCCGCCAAAGGCAAGCGCCGCTTCACGGTCGATTCGCTCTTCGAGGACAACCGCGCGCAAGCAGTGGGCGTCACCGATCTGCCGACCGCCAAGGAAATTCGGCTCGATCGCATCATGCCCGATCCGGTGCAGCCGCGCCGCACCTTCGATCCGATCCGCCTGGAGGAGCTCGCCGCCAGCATCACGCTGGAAGGTGTGTTGCAGCCGATCGTGGTGCGCTATGACACCGAGCAGGACATCTACATCATCGTGCACGGTGAGCGGCGATGGCGCGCATCGCGCGATGCCGGCCAGAAAACCATTCCCGCCATCGTGCGGGACGTGGCCGACGAGCACCGACTGATTCAGCAACTGATGGAAAACGTCGTTCGCGAAGACCTCAACGCTATCGACCGCGCTGCCGCGCTTCGCGCGCTCAAGTTGCAGATGGACGATGCCGCGTGGGAACAGGTCGCGGCTGCAGTCGGAATCCGCCGTAGCCGCTTGTTTCAATTGCTCGGCACGGAGAAACTTCCCGACTCCATCCAGGAAGACATTCGGGCGGGACGCCTCAGCGAAAAGCAGAGCCGTGCGTTGCAGGGACTCTCGCCGGATGCGCAGATCGCCTTGCGCGACTCGATCGTCGCCGACGATCTTCCTGCCGATGTCGCCATGAAACTGGCCCGCGCGCTGAAGAAAGCCAGCGCGCAACCCGGAGCGTTGCCGCCGGTGCTTTTGCTGGCCGAACTACGCGGCAAGCAGCCATCCCCTCCTCCCGAGGTTCCCACGTCAGCGCTCTTGAAGGCTGTCTCCGCTGCGGCCACCGGCACGGCCAGCGATCGCAAGCAGCTCGCCGAACTGGCGGACGCCGCATGGGCCACCCCGTACGAGCACGACCGGTTCGAAATGCAGGTAGCAGCGTTGGCCCGTTCGCTGGCACGGATGCCAGCCGCAGAGCTCCATCCTGGACGCCCAGCGCATACCCGTCTCCTCGAGCTGGACGCCGCGCTCCGGTCCATGACCGGGCACTAG
- a CDS encoding dipeptide epimerase has product MMNSREIVSIEVIPIELPLIEPFIISYGAAAGVESVLVRITDRAGNTGWGEGTPDETVTGETPATLLEDLLETGAPGMLGFDSRRRDLAMSELERLLPGKPTARCAIDIALHDLAGRAAGLPVWALLGGSKSTVQISRVVSMREPEEMAADAMRHVANGFTTVKLKVGQKDDVAKDIARVRAVRDAIGPDIGIKIDVNQGWVDAETAIPAMIAVQEFAPDYIEQPVSQHDLDELAAARKGSGARTMVDEACHGPADMLQVVQLEAADLVNIKLMKTGGLYPALSVDAIARAAGIASQVGTMVESSIASAAGLHFAASRGNVQTVEMGGPIMLAEDIGNARSWYSSHTISIPDAPGLGIALDESRIRRFAGDWVKVD; this is encoded by the coding sequence ATGATGAACTCGCGCGAGATCGTTTCCATCGAGGTCATTCCCATCGAGTTGCCGCTGATCGAACCGTTCATCATTTCGTACGGCGCGGCGGCGGGTGTGGAATCGGTGCTCGTGCGCATCACCGACCGGGCGGGAAACACTGGCTGGGGCGAAGGCACTCCGGACGAAACCGTCACCGGCGAAACTCCGGCCACGTTGCTGGAAGACCTGCTGGAAACTGGCGCGCCCGGCATGCTCGGCTTCGACAGCCGTCGCCGCGATCTCGCCATGAGCGAGCTCGAGCGGCTGCTGCCCGGCAAGCCGACCGCCCGCTGCGCCATCGATATTGCCTTGCACGATCTTGCCGGACGCGCGGCCGGGCTCCCGGTTTGGGCGCTGCTCGGTGGCTCGAAATCGACGGTCCAAATCTCCCGCGTCGTCAGCATGCGCGAACCGGAGGAGATGGCCGCCGACGCAATGCGCCACGTCGCCAATGGGTTCACCACGGTCAAACTCAAGGTCGGGCAGAAAGACGATGTCGCCAAGGACATCGCTCGGGTGCGCGCTGTGCGCGACGCAATCGGCCCCGACATTGGTATCAAGATCGATGTCAATCAGGGATGGGTCGATGCCGAAACCGCCATTCCCGCCATGATCGCCGTGCAGGAGTTCGCGCCCGACTACATCGAGCAACCCGTGTCGCAACACGATCTGGATGAGCTTGCCGCGGCGCGCAAAGGAAGTGGCGCGCGCACGATGGTGGACGAAGCATGTCACGGGCCGGCCGACATGCTGCAGGTCGTGCAACTGGAAGCCGCCGACCTGGTCAACATCAAGCTGATGAAAACCGGCGGACTCTATCCGGCGTTGTCGGTCGATGCGATCGCACGCGCGGCGGGGATCGCGTCGCAGGTTGGCACCATGGTGGAAAGCTCGATCGCTTCGGCTGCCGGACTCCATTTCGCCGCTTCGCGCGGCAATGTGCAAACGGTCGAGATGGGCGGACCGATCATGCTGGCGGAGGATATTGGGAATGCCCGATCGTGGTACTCCTCGCACACCATCTCCATCCCCGACGCCCCCGGACTCGGTATCGCCCTGGACGAGTCCCGCATCCGTCGATTCGCAGGCGACTGGGTTAAGGTGGATTAG